One window of the Pieris rapae chromosome 13, ilPieRapa1.1, whole genome shotgun sequence genome contains the following:
- the LOC111001155 gene encoding carbonyl reductase [NADPH] 1-like has product MATKVAVVTGSNKGIGFAIVRALCKRFDGDVFLTSRDLGRGQNAVAELNKEGLHPKYHQLDITDPKSVEKFRDYLKENYGGLDILVNNAAIAFKVNAPEPVIVQAEQTLFVNYYSVLSTCQILFPILRNGARVVNITSSCGHLLKIKSEKLRNRFKDPNLTIEGLSGLMQEYIEAAKQGNQAADWGNSSYAVAKVAITALSKIQQRMYADRDIIVNAVNPGYAATDMTLHKGRLTIDEAAVAPVYLALDAPESIKGQYVWKDKTAISWEEELADPDYVI; this is encoded by the exons atgGCAACTAAAGTAGCCGTTGTTACCGGATCAAATAAAGGAATCGGATTTGCCATTGTACGAGCTCTATGTAAGAGATTTGACGGTGACGTTTTCCTTACCTCTAGAGATTTAGGTCGGGGTCAGAATGCAGTTGCTGAACTTAACAAAGAAGGCCTGCATCCAAAATACCATCAACTGGACATCACAGACCCTAAGAGTGTTGAAAAATTCcgtgattatttaaaagaaaattatggtGGTTTAGATATTCTAGTGAACAATGCTGCTATTGCTTTTAAAGTTAATGCTCCGGAACCTGTCATAGTTCAGGCAGAACaaactttatttgttaattactaCTCTGTTCTATCGACTTGCCAAATACTCTTTCCAATTTTACGCAATGGTGCCAGAGTAGTTAACATAACAAGTTCTTGTGGGCATTTGCTTAAAATCAAGAGTGAGAAGTTGAGGAATCGGTTTAAGGACCCTAATCTAACTATAGAAGGTTTGTCTGGCTTGATGCAAGAATATATTGAAGCAGCAAAACAAGGTAATCAAGCAGCAGACTGGGGAAATTCAAGCTATGCTGTTGCTAAGGTTGCTATAACAGCATTGTCCAAGATTCAACAAAGAATGTATGCTGATAGAG atATCATAGTAAATGCAGTGAACCCTGGCTATGCAGCCACTGATATGACTTTACATAAGGGAAGGCTAACTATTGATGAAGCGGCAGTTGCTCCGGTTTACTTAGCATTAGATGCTCCAGAGTCTATTAAAGGGCAGTATGTTTGGAAGGACAAGACTGCAATCAGTTGGGAAGAGGAATTGGCTGATCCAGACTATGTTATATAA